A genomic region of Stenotrophomonas sp. NA06056 contains the following coding sequences:
- the gspE gene encoding type II secretion system ATPase GspE has product MSTAAPLPYAWVRSHGVMLSEAGGEPVLLGTAETAAWAVAELRRRHGPLPFQALDAASWQQRLGEQYRDGGDAAAVVGAAESEVDLDRLMQDMPEVTDLLDAQDDAPVIRMINALLAQAARDGASDLHIEPFETHSVVRYRVDGTLRDMVQPRRALHAALVSRIKIMAHLDIAEKRLPQDGRIAIRVGGRPLDIRVSTVPTGHGERAVLRLLEKDAGRLQLQRLGMADDTLATFTGLIRQPHGIVLVTGPTGSGKTTSLYAALGQLDSTTSNILTVEDPVEYDFAGIGQIQVNARIGMSFGTALRAILRQDPDTIMIGEIRDLETAQIAVQSSLTGHGVLASLHTNDAISAVTRLADMGVEPFLLASSLRGVLAQRLVRRLCTQCRRAEVDGEGRTVWRAVGCAACANSGYRGRTGIHELFVVDERVRALIHEGQGEPALREAARRAGMRTLRQDGQRWVDSGVTTLEEILRVTGDD; this is encoded by the coding sequence GTGAGCACCGCCGCACCGCTGCCGTACGCCTGGGTGCGCAGCCATGGCGTGATGCTGTCCGAGGCGGGCGGCGAGCCCGTGTTGCTGGGCACCGCCGAAACTGCGGCGTGGGCTGTGGCTGAACTGCGCCGCCGGCATGGCCCGCTGCCCTTCCAGGCGCTGGACGCTGCGAGCTGGCAGCAGCGGCTGGGTGAGCAATACCGTGACGGCGGCGATGCCGCCGCCGTGGTCGGTGCCGCCGAAAGCGAAGTCGATCTGGACCGGCTGATGCAGGACATGCCGGAGGTCACCGATCTGCTGGATGCGCAGGACGATGCGCCGGTGATCCGCATGATCAATGCGCTGCTGGCACAGGCTGCACGCGATGGCGCCAGCGATCTGCACATCGAGCCGTTCGAGACCCATTCGGTGGTGCGCTACCGCGTGGACGGCACCCTGCGCGACATGGTGCAGCCACGGCGCGCACTGCACGCGGCGCTGGTGTCGCGCATCAAGATCATGGCCCACCTGGATATTGCCGAGAAGCGGCTGCCACAGGACGGGCGCATCGCGATCCGCGTGGGCGGGCGGCCGCTGGATATCCGTGTCTCCACGGTGCCGACCGGGCACGGCGAACGCGCCGTGCTGCGATTGTTGGAAAAGGACGCCGGCCGGCTGCAGCTGCAGCGCCTCGGCATGGCCGATGACACCCTGGCCACGTTCACCGGATTGATTCGGCAGCCGCATGGCATCGTGCTGGTCACCGGGCCGACCGGCAGCGGCAAGACCACCTCGCTGTACGCCGCGCTTGGCCAGCTCGACAGCACCACCAGCAACATCCTCACCGTGGAAGACCCGGTGGAGTACGACTTCGCCGGCATCGGCCAGATCCAGGTCAACGCGCGCATCGGCATGAGCTTCGGCACCGCGCTGCGTGCGATCCTGCGCCAGGATCCGGACACCATCATGATCGGCGAGATCCGCGACCTGGAAACCGCGCAGATCGCCGTGCAGTCGTCGCTGACCGGGCATGGCGTGCTGGCCTCGCTGCACACCAACGATGCGATCTCTGCGGTGACCCGCTTGGCCGACATGGGTGTGGAGCCATTCCTGCTGGCGTCCTCGTTGCGTGGCGTGCTGGCGCAGCGGTTGGTGCGGCGGCTGTGCACGCAGTGCCGGCGCGCCGAGGTGGACGGCGAGGGCCGCACTGTGTGGCGTGCGGTGGGCTGCGCGGCCTGCGCCAACAGTGGCTATCGGGGGCGCACCGGCATCCATGAGTTGTTCGTGGTCGACGAGCGCGTGCGAGCACTGATCCATGAAGGGCAGGGTGAGCCCGCGCTGCGCGAGGCGGCTCGGCGCGCCGGCATGCGGACGTTGCGGCAGGACGGCCAGCGCTGGGTCGACAGCGGGGTGACTACGCTGGAAGAGATCCTGCGCGTCACCGGCGACGATTGA
- the gspF gene encoding type II secretion system inner membrane protein GspF yields MALFDYQAANAQGRIEKGQLDADSPRGARQVLRGRGLTPVQVSVARSAGSGWGARRLSASELAWATRQLASLLAASLPLEGALSAVIEQAERPHVAQALTAVRADVRAGQRLTVALAARPRDFPPIYRALVGAGEDSGDLARVMERLADYIEERNALQAKVLTAFIYPAAISLVSVAIVIFLLSYVVPQVVTAFVQARQTLPMLTQVMLAASAFVRSWGMWVGLGIAALVVAWRLALRKPDLRLRWDAMLLRVPMVGRFVLGVNSARFASTLAILLDAGVPLLRALEAARQTLGNALLARCADDVSARVREGAALGSALKVQKVYPPILVHLVASGEKTGSLAPLLDRAAQTISREIERRAMALTALLEPTMILVMGGVVLTIVLAVLMPIMEMNQLVQ; encoded by the coding sequence ATGGCACTGTTCGATTACCAGGCCGCCAACGCGCAGGGCCGCATCGAGAAGGGCCAGCTGGACGCCGACAGCCCACGCGGTGCTCGGCAGGTGCTGCGCGGGCGCGGGCTGACTCCTGTGCAGGTGAGTGTGGCGCGCAGTGCCGGCAGTGGTTGGGGTGCTCGCCGGTTGTCCGCCAGCGAGCTGGCCTGGGCCACGCGCCAGCTGGCCAGCCTGCTGGCCGCCAGCCTGCCGTTGGAAGGTGCTTTGAGTGCGGTGATCGAGCAGGCCGAGCGCCCGCATGTTGCGCAGGCGCTCACTGCCGTGCGTGCCGATGTACGCGCCGGCCAGCGCCTGACCGTGGCGCTGGCAGCGCGCCCGCGCGATTTTCCACCGATCTATCGGGCGCTGGTGGGGGCAGGCGAAGACTCCGGCGATCTGGCGCGGGTGATGGAGCGCCTGGCTGACTACATCGAAGAGCGCAATGCGCTGCAGGCCAAGGTGCTGACCGCCTTCATCTACCCGGCGGCGATCAGCCTGGTATCGGTGGCGATCGTGATCTTCCTGCTCAGCTACGTGGTACCGCAGGTCGTGACCGCATTCGTGCAGGCGCGGCAGACGCTGCCGATGCTCACGCAGGTGATGCTGGCCGCCAGTGCGTTCGTGCGCAGCTGGGGCATGTGGGTGGGGCTCGGCATCGCTGCGCTGGTGGTGGCCTGGCGGTTGGCCCTGCGCAAGCCGGACCTGCGCCTGCGCTGGGACGCGATGCTGCTGCGGGTGCCGATGGTCGGGCGCTTCGTGCTGGGTGTGAACAGTGCGCGCTTCGCCTCGACACTGGCGATCCTGCTGGATGCCGGCGTGCCGCTGCTGCGCGCGCTGGAAGCTGCCCGGCAGACCCTGGGCAATGCGCTGCTGGCGCGTTGTGCCGATGACGTGTCCGCGCGCGTACGCGAAGGCGCTGCATTGGGCTCTGCGTTGAAAGTGCAGAAGGTGTATCCGCCGATCCTGGTGCATCTGGTGGCCAGTGGCGAAAAGACCGGTTCGCTGGCGCCGTTGCTGGATCGCGCCGCGCAGACGATCTCGCGCGAGATCGAGCGTCGCGCGATGGCACTGACCGCGCTGCTGGAGCCGACCATGATCCTGGTGATGGGCGGGGTGGTGCTGACGATCGTGCTGGCCGTGCTGATGCCGATCATGGAAATGAACCAATTGGTGCAGTAG
- a CDS encoding substrate-binding domain-containing protein yields MNKYKTLAALVATALLATAGAASAQQSLVNGGGASLPADLYKGQADSILPANFSYAVTGSGTGKKAFLENKIALFIPTGTGNVHFAGSDSVLSQTEIDTYNTTYNSASSTTTFGPLLQLPSVATSVTIPFNKSGSAVDLTVAQACGIFSGKITDWSSIGSGRSGAIQVVYRGESSGTSELLTRFLANACQAADVSGTSLKLTNGVPAFSVQSTFANLFTTVPANFIAAPATGGTALYNAVYAVDGRIGYVGPDVIPDLKDATKVAKLKGNSPDEVSVAATLNTIAPPSTAADIANPAKWVPVFTNPSAGYPIAGYTNFVFGQCYRVALARNAIRDFLQSHYNLGAAGTNDAAVRAHGFIPLTQAWREAIANNLVASSAPNGLSNANTCTTGVGR; encoded by the coding sequence ATGAACAAGTACAAGACCCTGGCCGCGCTGGTTGCTACCGCGCTGCTCGCCACCGCCGGTGCCGCTTCGGCGCAGCAGTCCCTCGTCAACGGTGGTGGTGCCTCGCTGCCGGCCGACCTGTACAAGGGCCAGGCCGACAGCATCCTGCCGGCGAACTTCAGCTACGCCGTGACCGGTTCGGGCACCGGCAAGAAGGCCTTCCTGGAAAACAAGATCGCGCTGTTCATCCCGACCGGCACCGGCAACGTGCATTTCGCCGGCAGCGACTCGGTGCTGAGCCAGACCGAGATCGACACCTACAACACCACCTACAACAGCGCGAGCTCGACCACCACGTTCGGCCCGCTGCTGCAGCTGCCGTCGGTGGCCACCTCGGTCACCATTCCGTTCAACAAGTCGGGTTCGGCTGTTGACCTGACCGTGGCCCAGGCTTGCGGCATCTTCTCGGGCAAGATCACCGACTGGTCGAGCATCGGCAGCGGCCGCAGCGGCGCGATCCAGGTCGTCTACCGCGGCGAGAGCAGCGGCACCAGCGAACTGCTGACCCGCTTCCTGGCCAATGCCTGCCAGGCGGCCGATGTCTCGGGCACCAGCCTGAAGCTGACCAACGGCGTGCCGGCCTTCTCGGTGCAGTCGACCTTCGCCAACCTGTTCACCACCGTGCCGGCGAACTTCATCGCCGCGCCGGCCACCGGTGGCACCGCGCTGTACAACGCCGTGTACGCTGTTGACGGCCGCATCGGCTATGTCGGCCCGGACGTGATCCCGGACCTGAAGGACGCGACCAAGGTCGCCAAGCTGAAGGGCAACTCGCCGGATGAAGTGAGCGTTGCCGCCACCCTGAACACCATCGCGCCGCCGTCCACCGCTGCCGATATCGCCAACCCGGCCAAGTGGGTCCCGGTGTTCACCAACCCGTCGGCGGGCTACCCGATTGCTGGCTACACCAACTTCGTGTTCGGCCAGTGCTACCGTGTCGCCCTGGCTCGCAACGCGATCCGCGATTTCCTGCAGAGCCACTACAACCTGGGCGCTGCCGGCACCAACGATGCCGCCGTGCGCGCGCATGGTTTCATCCCGCTGACCCAGGCTTGGCGTGAAGCGATTGCCAACAACCTGGTGGCTTCTTCGGCCCCGAACGGCCTGAGCAACGCCAACACCTGCACCACCGGCGTCGGCCGCTGA
- a CDS encoding substrate-binding domain-containing protein: MKRKLLAVLYIGAALCGTASAQVKVLPIKGAGSAVPAKLFAESADRILPANVTYRAVGDELARRAFLENVPETPGEARPPHFIATESVLTGAEILAYNKNHAKQFGALIQVPVAGLAIALPFNKPGGALDLSVPQLCRLFSGKTEYWGDLDPDRSGVVRVIYRAEKSGTTELLTRFLSTACSSLDTAGSNLVGGSFKTTRDFASLFSALPTNFVAATSEQAQYDRVMATGGAIGYSGPDIAAPLSDPTRVAKVRGYSPDDASVRATLNSIAPPTGSAAERPENWVPAFSIPFVGYPIVGTTNLIFSQCHAELWEAMSLRVFLIPHYARRNDAAVTAHRFIPLPSAWGEAIRSRFAVAGVPTGLNNPSTCAGIGRP; this comes from the coding sequence ATGAAACGAAAGCTTCTGGCGGTGCTGTACATAGGCGCGGCGCTCTGTGGAACTGCCAGTGCACAGGTCAAGGTTCTGCCCATCAAGGGCGCAGGATCGGCCGTGCCTGCAAAGCTCTTTGCGGAATCGGCAGACAGGATCCTGCCCGCCAATGTGACCTATCGCGCCGTGGGTGATGAACTCGCACGGCGGGCCTTCCTTGAGAATGTGCCCGAGACTCCCGGTGAGGCCCGGCCGCCGCATTTCATCGCGACCGAATCGGTGCTGACCGGCGCTGAGATCCTGGCGTACAACAAGAATCATGCGAAGCAGTTTGGCGCGCTCATCCAGGTGCCAGTGGCCGGCCTGGCGATTGCGTTGCCGTTCAACAAGCCTGGCGGTGCCCTGGACTTGAGCGTGCCGCAACTGTGCCGCCTGTTCTCGGGCAAGACCGAGTACTGGGGTGACCTCGATCCTGACCGTTCCGGAGTGGTCAGGGTGATCTATCGTGCCGAGAAAAGTGGAACGACCGAACTGCTGACCCGCTTCCTGTCCACGGCGTGCTCATCGTTGGACACCGCCGGTTCCAATTTGGTGGGAGGCTCGTTCAAGACCACCCGCGATTTTGCTTCGCTGTTCTCGGCATTGCCCACCAACTTCGTGGCTGCAACCAGTGAGCAGGCGCAGTATGACCGGGTGATGGCCACCGGTGGTGCGATTGGATACAGCGGCCCGGACATCGCCGCACCGCTGTCCGATCCAACCCGCGTTGCCAAGGTGCGCGGCTACTCGCCCGATGACGCCAGCGTGCGCGCGACGCTGAACTCGATCGCTCCTCCGACCGGTTCTGCGGCGGAGCGACCGGAAAACTGGGTGCCGGCTTTCAGCATCCCGTTTGTGGGCTATCCCATCGTCGGCACCACCAACCTGATTTTCAGCCAGTGCCATGCCGAGCTTTGGGAAGCGATGTCGCTGCGGGTGTTTCTGATTCCGCATTACGCCAGGCGGAATGATGCGGCCGTCACCGCGCATCGGTTCATTCCGCTGCCCTCCGCCTGGGGCGAAGCCATCCGCAGCCGGTTCGCCGTGGCGGGCGTGCCGACGGGCTTGAACAACCCGAGCACCTGCGCGGGCATCGGTCGTCCGTGA